Within the Thermovenabulum gondwanense genome, the region GGTCATGGGAATTTTTATGACAATATTCGGATGCCATGAGGATATTTCTAAGGCTTCTTTCACCATTCCCTCGGCATCAAGGCTAATTACTTCAGCGCTTATCGGACCATCAACCAGTTTTGTTATTTCGATAATCGTTTTCTGGAAATCTCTTCCTTCTTTTGCGATAAGCGTAGGATTCGTGGTAACTCCACAAATAACACCCAGAGAAACCGCTTCTTTTATTTCATTAATATTTGCCGTATCCAGGAAAAATTTCATTATACCACCTCTTTTTATAATTTATTAATCTTAAAAATTATTTTAAAAAATAACTATCCTTTTATTCCCAGTATCTTCTTTGCTTCGCATACAATCCTTTCAACCGTTAACCCGTATTTTTTAAGCAACTCTTCGGGTTTTCCCGATTCCCCAAAAGTATCCTCGATTCCGATCCTCTTTACTAATACAGGTTTTTCTTCCGAAAGTACTTCCGTTACTGCACTGCCCAATCCCCCGTAGATAGTATGCTCTTCTACGGTAATTACAGCTTTGCAGTCAGCAGCTTTAAGTAATAATTCCTTATCAATAGGTTTAATTGTGGAAATATTTACAACCATGGCATGAATATTTTCCTTTTTGAGTTCCTCATGAGCTTTTAGTGCTTCCGCTACCATAACTCCTGTTGCAATAATTGCCACATCCTTGCCTTCCCTTAGCACTATTCCTTTTCCCAGCTGAAATTCATAGCTTTCATCAAATATCACATCGACGGGATGCCTTCCCAGCCTTATATATACCGGACCATTGTACATAGCTGCAGCATAAATTGCTTTTTTTGTTTCAACCGCATCGGCAGGATTAATAACAACCATATTAGGTAAAGTTCTCATCAATGCTATATCTTCGATGGACTGGTGGGTGGCGCCATCCTCTCCTACCGTAAGACCCGCATGGGAAGCGGCAATTTTTACGTTCAATTTGGGATAACAAATAGAGTTTCTTATCTGTTCAAAAGCCCTTCCTGTAGCAAAAACTGCAAAAGTACTGGCAAAAGGAATTTTGCCACAGGTAGCAAGTCCTGCCGCTATTCCCATTAAATTTTGCTCTGCAATACCAATATTGAAAAACCTTTCGGGGAATTTTTTTGCAAATACGCTGGTTTTAGTAGATTTGGACAAATCCGCGTCTAAAACTACGATTTCCTTTATTTTTTCACCAATTTCAGTTAGGGCTTCTCCATAAGCTTCTCTTGTAGCAATCTTTGGCATTTTTTATACCTCCAACAAATTATTTTAGCACGAAAATTATATAAAATTATGCGGTCAATTAGAAATTAGCCTGAGAATATTAATTAAGGTAGTTTAAAGCTTCTTTTGCCTGTTCCTTAGATGGAGCTTTACCGTGCCAATCCACTTGATTTTCCATAAAAGGTACCCCTTTACCCTTTATAGTTTCCGCAATGATAGCCGTGGGTTTTTCTTTAATTTTTTTTGCTTTTTCTACTGCATCAATTATTTGGTAAAAGTCATGACCGTTTATATTGATTACATTCCAGTTAAAAGCTTTAAACTTTTCGCCAACGTCTTCGGGACTCAAAACCTCTTTTACCGTGCCATCGATTTGTAGATGATTATGATCCAAAAAAATCGTTAAATTGTCTAATTTATAATGAGCGGCGGCCATAGCAGCTTCCCATACCTGGCCTTCCTGCAATTCACCATCTCCAAGCACGGCATAAACCCTGTAATCTTTTTTATCCAGTTTCCCAGCAAGAGCCATACCTACCGCTGCGGAAATACCCTGCCCTAAGGATCCCGTTGTCATATCAATCCCGGGAGTCTTCTTCATATCCGGGTGCCCCTGGAGCCTGGAATCTACTTTTCTTAAAGTTTTTAGCTCATCTACCGGGAAAAACCCCTTTTCTGCAAGAACCGCATAAATTGCAGGCGCAGCATGTCCCTTCGATAGGACGAATCTATCCCTATCTTCCCATCCCGGGTTTTGGGGATCTACTTTCATGACGTGAAAATATAATGCTACTAATATATCCGCACATGAAAGAGAACCGCCCGGATGTCCTGAACCTGCTTCGGTAATCATTTCAATGATATTTTTTCTAACTCTTTTTGAGATATTGCATAATTCTTCTATTTTTTCGTTGTTCAGCATTTAATTCACTCCTAACCATTGGTCTTAAAATTTTATACTTTCAATTACTTACACTAATATACTATATTTTTCTTTTATATGCAATTTATTCAAAGAAAAAGGGGCAACGCAAAGTTGCCCCTAAACATACCAAGTATTAACCAAATATCTTCATAATCTGAAGTAATATCCATGTAAGCGGGTTTGCTCCGTCGCAGATGCTGGAAATCATCGAAGCTCCTTCAGGGAATTGGAAGGAAGCATCTATTGCAGCCTGTGTATGCAATGGCGATACATTTGTGGCAATCAATAAGCCTACTGCTATAACAATAGCGCCTATAATGACAGACCTAAAAACATTACCTTTGCAAATAGGAGCCACCATGGCTACCATGAAAGGTATTGTAGCAAGATCGCCAAAAGGCAATACCCTGTTGCCGGGAATAATTACTGCAAGCAAAATAGTAATTGGAACAAGAATTAAAGCCGTTGCAATCGCAGCAGGGTGACCTATGGATACTGCAGAGTCAAGACCTATATAAAATTCTTTTCCGGCAAAACGTTTCTGCATAAAATTTTTTGCTGCTTCCGATACGGGTATTAAGCCTTCCATTAAGATCTTTACCATACGGGGCATTAAAAACATTACACCGGCCATAGACATTCCTAAGTTAAGAGTGGCTTTTGCATCGTATTTGGCAAGTAACCCTAAGATAATACCTAATATAAGACCCATTATTACCGGTTCCCCAAAAACCCCGAATTTTTTGCTAATCTCATCCGGATTTGCTTCAATTTTATTTATCCCGGGGATTTTATCCATTAATTTGTTTAATGGAATAGCTATCGGGACATAGGCTGCTGAAAATCCGTGAGGCAATGATATGCCGGGAATTCCGTAGAATTCCTGTATCATAGGTGCAGTCCAATCTCCCAGTTTTAAAACTATAGCAGCATTTATAGCAGCAGCTACCATTCCAAGGGTTAAGCTTTTTGTTGCAGCAGCAACCAGAGCACCGGTGAAAGCAAAATGCCAGAAGTTCCAGAGATCTACGTTTACTGTTTTCGTCAAACCAAATGCCAGCATCAGGATGTTCACTGCAAGACCTATGGGTATTACAAAAGCACCTACCTGAGACGCAAAAGCAATTGCGGCAGCTGCTGGCCATCCTACATCAATCACGTTCAATTTAATCCCCATGTTTTCTACCATTGCTTTTGCTGCAGGCCCCAAGTTGTTAACAAGTAGACCTATTACCAGATTAATTCCTATAAAGCCTATTCCTATGGTTACACCGGCGCGGAAGGCTTTACCGGGTTTTTCTCCCAGGATAACGGCAAGGATAAAAATTATAATAGGAAGCATTACCACCGCACCGAGGTCAAGAATAAATTTAATAATACTCATATACTTTCCTCCTTATTTTTTTAAAGCTTCCACCACCTGTTTTAATACCGCCTCTTCACCAATCCCCGTGATAAGGGAAAGGCCGTTTATCACGGGAACATTGAATTTATCTTTTACAATAGTAGTGCTAACAATTACATCTGCTCCATCCGCATAACTTTTTAACTCGGTAACTTTACACTGAACAATATCTACCTTTAATCCTTCCTTTTTGCAAGCTTCAGCAATTTTGTCCGCAACAACCGTTGAAGTTGCAATTCCAGTGCCGCAAGCAACGACTATCCTTTTTGTGTCCAAATTTTCACCTCCCTTCTAAATTATGCACTTTCACTTTTTACAAAGGATTTAGAAATTATTCCTATAATTTTCTCTTCACTATCACTATTAACAATTTCAGCTAATAAGTTTTCATCCTGAAAAATTTCTACCAGATCTCTTAACGTATTTACCTGCAATTTAGGCTCCTTTAGTGCCAGCATAAATATCAATTTTACTTCCACATTTTCCTCGGGATTTCCCATTACGTTAAATAGTACAGGATTTTTTAATACACCTATCGCAATGGCCGATTTATTTACGTATTTAATATCCGTATGAGGAATAGCCACACCCACTCCTTTTGTAGGAAGTCCTGTGGGGAAAACCTTTTCCCTCTCAATTACTGCATTTTTATATTCATTATTTACGTATCCATAATCTTCTAATTTTGTAGCCATCTGACTTATAGCTTCCAATTTATCCTTTACATCAAGTCCAATAAAAATAAGATTCTTTTCCAGCGTAATTTTCCCGTCCATTTTAATGCCTCCTAAAAAGTTTTGTGAACCGGTTGATTGTTCAGTGTTGTTAATAATTTATTTGCAAACCACATGCCATCGATGACATATTTTGTTTAAATAATTAAAGACTCAAAAAATACATTTTTTATTGTCTCAGCTTC harbors:
- a CDS encoding transketolase family protein produces the protein MPKIATREAYGEALTEIGEKIKEIVVLDADLSKSTKTSVFAKKFPERFFNIGIAEQNLMGIAAGLATCGKIPFASTFAVFATGRAFEQIRNSICYPKLNVKIAASHAGLTVGEDGATHQSIEDIALMRTLPNMVVINPADAVETKKAIYAAAMYNGPVYIRLGRHPVDVIFDESYEFQLGKGIVLREGKDVAIIATGVMVAEALKAHEELKKENIHAMVVNISTIKPIDKELLLKAADCKAVITVEEHTIYGGLGSAVTEVLSEEKPVLVKRIGIEDTFGESGKPEELLKKYGLTVERIVCEAKKILGIKG
- a CDS encoding transketolase → MLNNEKIEELCNISKRVRKNIIEMITEAGSGHPGGSLSCADILVALYFHVMKVDPQNPGWEDRDRFVLSKGHAAPAIYAVLAEKGFFPVDELKTLRKVDSRLQGHPDMKKTPGIDMTTGSLGQGISAAVGMALAGKLDKKDYRVYAVLGDGELQEGQVWEAAMAAAHYKLDNLTIFLDHNHLQIDGTVKEVLSPEDVGEKFKAFNWNVININGHDFYQIIDAVEKAKKIKEKPTAIIAETIKGKGVPFMENQVDWHGKAPSKEQAKEALNYLN
- a CDS encoding PTS galactitol transporter subunit IIC; translation: MSIIKFILDLGAVVMLPIIIFILAVILGEKPGKAFRAGVTIGIGFIGINLVIGLLVNNLGPAAKAMVENMGIKLNVIDVGWPAAAAIAFASQVGAFVIPIGLAVNILMLAFGLTKTVNVDLWNFWHFAFTGALVAAATKSLTLGMVAAAINAAIVLKLGDWTAPMIQEFYGIPGISLPHGFSAAYVPIAIPLNKLMDKIPGINKIEANPDEISKKFGVFGEPVIMGLILGIILGLLAKYDAKATLNLGMSMAGVMFLMPRMVKILMEGLIPVSEAAKNFMQKRFAGKEFYIGLDSAVSIGHPAAIATALILVPITILLAVIIPGNRVLPFGDLATIPFMVAMVAPICKGNVFRSVIIGAIVIAVGLLIATNVSPLHTQAAIDASFQFPEGASMISSICDGANPLTWILLQIMKIFG
- a CDS encoding PTS sugar transporter subunit IIB, whose product is MDTKRIVVACGTGIATSTVVADKIAEACKKEGLKVDIVQCKVTELKSYADGADVIVSTTIVKDKFNVPVINGLSLITGIGEEAVLKQVVEALKK
- a CDS encoding PTS sugar transporter subunit IIA → MDGKITLEKNLIFIGLDVKDKLEAISQMATKLEDYGYVNNEYKNAVIEREKVFPTGLPTKGVGVAIPHTDIKYVNKSAIAIGVLKNPVLFNVMGNPEENVEVKLIFMLALKEPKLQVNTLRDLVEIFQDENLLAEIVNSDSEEKIIGIISKSFVKSESA